The Pygocentrus nattereri isolate fPygNat1 chromosome 17, fPygNat1.pri, whole genome shotgun sequence genome window below encodes:
- the tp53i13 gene encoding tumor protein p53-inducible protein 13 yields MRLTAVVLLLYGFLWLFLMKCCHSRPSQGCDTGQTNLETDLPQSDGFTCPEPWPHSTLRLADISVKHPLQPAEHICMNMPIKYNHTIPNSGAHRPVGAMSGEYLYCPPQRWLNNLKDGAAVLLYHPCASEDARRGLALMAHSCLPHYILTAHPQLSQRRPFALASWGRTLEMSHVTSSGVCEWLLAAFSSLNQSVGSQRPKYSLFLTKAAPVDRVLSATVKSLRACCVEALSAYEWTPARARKSRAALQTRKGEVKRKDEAKLSENSAFHSSEFEKLNSTQTQPLNITEDKETLSTDSHSSHVTSALRAAIETDERTTATQRQATNNYSKGETGQEEVLGTLNTDVKSYKKTELEIQKHRVKTDTAEQGAGGGCGGPGQCRAPDTAAPKIGGPLQGHRMPTPRTDEAVWAAAALGFLLVLLTLSVLHTRLYRNWRTPPSLYWHETRQDYESVADIIRRRLRMVGRRKRRASQSRRQECPLLPDSSTDNESD; encoded by the exons ATGAGGCTCACGGCAGTGGTTTTGTTGTTGTATGGATTTCTATGGCTCTTTCTGATGAAATGCTGCCACTCCAGACCGAGTCAGGGCTGCGACACCGGCCAG ACAAACCTGGAGACGGATCTACCTCAGTCTGATGGGTTCACATGTCCAGAGCCGTGGCCACACTCAACTCTG AGGCTTGCTGATATTTCCGTCAAGCACCCCCTACAG CCAGCTGAGCACATCTGCATGAATATGCCCATCAAATACAATCACACCATTCCAAACAG TGGAGCTCACAGGCCTGTCGGAGCCATGAGCGGCGAGTACCTGTACTGCCCTCCTCAGCGCTGGCTAAACAACCTGAAG GACggcgcagcagtgctgctgtatcACCCTTGTGCCTCAGAGGATGCTCGCAGGGGTCTGGCTTTGATGGCCCACTCCTGCCTTCCTCATTACATCCTCACAGCTCACCCCCAGCTCAGCCAACGCAGA CCTTTTGCCTTGGCCTCCTGGGGTCGTACGCTAGAGATGTCCCATGTGACCTCATCAGGAGTTTGCGAGTGGTTGCTCGCAGCTTTTTCCAGCCTTAATCAATCCGTGGGAAGCCAAAGACCAAAGTACAGCCTGTTTTTGACAAAGGCAGCTCCTGTGGACAGAGTTCTGAGTGCTACTGTAAAG TCTCTGAGAGCGTGCTGCGTGGAAGCTCTGTCAGCATACGAGTGGACTCCAGCGAGAGCGAGGAAAAGCCGGGCAGCCCTCCAGACCCGAAAAGGGGAAGTGAAGAGAAAAGATGAAGCAAAACTGTCTGAAAATTCTGCATTTCACAGCTCAGAGTTTGAAAAGCTGAActctacacaaacacaaccacTGAACATTACTGAGGATAAAGAGACACTCTCGACTGACTCTCATAGTAGCCATGTTACATCCGCCCTCCGTGCTGCCATAGAAACAGATGAAAGGACGACAGCCACTCAAAGACAGGCGACAAATAACTACAGCAAAGGTgagacaggacaggaagagGTGTTGGGGACTTTAAATACAGATGTAAAGTCTTACAAGAAGACTGAGCTGGAGATTCAGAAGCACCGTGTTAAAACTGATACAGCGGAACAGGGTGCTGGAGGTGGCTGTGGAGGGCCCGGTCAGTGCAGAGCTCCAGACACAGCAGCTCCAAAAATAGGTGGGCCGCTGCAAGGCCACAGGATGCCTACACCACGCACTGATGAGGCCGTGTGGGCGGCCGCAGCGCTGGGCTTTCTCTTAGTGCTCCTCACACTCTCTGTGCTCCATACACGTCTTTACCGCAACTGGCGCACACCACCCAGCCTGTACTGGCACGAGACTCGGCAAGACTACGAGAGTGTAGCAG ATATCATTCGAAGGAGATTGAGAATGGtggggaggaggaagaggagagccAGCCAGAGCAGGAGACAGGAGTGCCCCCTGCTGCCCGACTCCAGCACTGACAATGAGTCTGACTGA